A region of Alphaproteobacteria bacterium DNA encodes the following proteins:
- a CDS encoding DUF6471 domain-containing protein — protein MPDDKIDWAKRVKGILKAELKRRNVSYKELAEKLEAVGVKESERNIANKLARGSFTAVFFVQCLAAIGCQNVRLKEDD, from the coding sequence ATGCCGGACGACAAGATTGATTGGGCAAAGCGCGTAAAAGGCATTCTCAAGGCCGAATTGAAGCGCCGGAATGTCAGTTACAAGGAACTGGCCGAGAAGCTGGAGGCGGTCGGCGTGAAGGAAAGCGAGCGCAATATCGCTAACAAGCTGGCGCGAGGCAGCTTTACAGCCGTGTTTTTTGTTCAGTGCCTCGCCGCCATAGGATGCCAGAACGTGAGGTTGAAGGAGGACGACTAA
- a CDS encoding IS1595 family transposase: MGQHFLLSAKARTLSLKAVARLTDDEAHDTFQQIRWAGNDGQPYCPKCGCVAVYKYATRKLWKCKGCNHQFSVTSGTIFAGRKMPIKDLLLAIAIFVNGAKGHSALQLSRDLDCQYKTAFVLAHKLREAIASSGNSADAKVSGEVEIDGAYFGGYVKPANYKKDRIDRRLAENRTGKRRVVVVTRQRDGKTLSFVTKSEDAAVPAIQNCVAPGSTIYADEASAWDSLHARYETKRINHSQAYSHNGASTNMAESFFSRLRRAEIGTHHHIAGPYLENYSDEMAWREDNRRVPNGTLYAMMANAALNHPVSRQWKGYWQKGTGDS, encoded by the coding sequence GTGGGCCAGCACTTCCTCTTATCCGCCAAGGCAAGGACGCTTTCGTTGAAAGCGGTTGCTCGCCTGACCGATGATGAAGCGCATGACACGTTTCAGCAAATCAGGTGGGCCGGAAATGACGGCCAGCCCTATTGCCCGAAATGCGGCTGCGTAGCGGTCTATAAATACGCGACACGCAAGCTTTGGAAGTGCAAGGGCTGCAATCATCAATTCAGCGTGACGAGCGGCACGATCTTCGCGGGCCGTAAAATGCCGATCAAGGATTTGCTTCTCGCCATCGCCATTTTCGTGAACGGCGCAAAAGGTCATAGCGCCCTGCAATTGAGCCGTGATTTGGACTGCCAATACAAGACGGCTTTCGTGCTGGCGCACAAGCTGCGCGAAGCGATTGCTAGCAGCGGCAACAGCGCCGATGCCAAGGTATCGGGCGAAGTCGAAATCGACGGCGCGTATTTCGGCGGCTATGTGAAGCCCGCGAACTACAAGAAAGACCGGATTGACCGCCGCTTGGCCGAGAACCGCACCGGCAAGCGCCGCGTGGTCGTCGTCACGCGCCAGCGCGACGGCAAGACGCTATCTTTCGTGACCAAATCGGAAGATGCCGCCGTTCCCGCCATTCAGAACTGCGTCGCGCCCGGCAGCACGATCTATGCCGATGAAGCTTCGGCATGGGATAGCCTTCATGCCCGGTATGAAACCAAGCGCATCAATCATAGCCAAGCCTATTCGCATAACGGCGCTTCTACCAATATGGCGGAGTCATTCTTCTCACGCCTTCGCCGCGCCGAAATCGGAACGCACCACCATATCGCCGGGCCGTACCTCGAAAACTATTCCGATGAAATGGCGTGGCGGGAAGATAACCGGCGCGTCCCGAATGGAACCCTATACGCGATGATGGCGAACGCGGCCCTCAATCATCCCGTTTCCCGGCAGTGGAAGGGGTATTGGCAAAAGGGAACGGGGGATAGCTAA